A stretch of DNA from Yoonia sp. BS5-3:
ATCTGAATTTTACGGTTAAGGCCGGGCAGGCGCTGATCCTGCGCGGGCCCAATGGGATCGGGAAGACAACCTTGCTGCGGACGCTGGCCGGGTTGCAACCGGCCATTGCGGGCGAGATCAACTATCCAGAGGATGAAGGCGCCTATGCCAGCCATGCCGATGGCATCAAAAGCGCTCTGAGCGTTGCCGAGAACCTCGCCTTTTGGGCGGATGTCTATGGAACAGCGCTGCCGGATGATCTCTACGCAGCCTTTGATCTGACCGATTTGAAGCATCGTTTAGGTGGCACGCTGTCAGCGGGTCAAAAAAGGCGGCTAGGCTTGGCGCGTCTGGGCGTGATTGGCCGCAAGGTGCTTTTCCTGGATGAGCCGACGGTGTCGCTTGATGGTTTCTCGGTCAAGCTATTTGCCAAATGGCTGCAACAGACCCATCTGGCGTCAGGCGGGCTTGCGGTGATTGCGACCCATGTTGATCTGGGGCTTGATACGGCCCCTACGCTTGCGCTGGAGCCGTTCAAATCGGCCCCAGATGCATCAGGCGGGTCTGATGAGGCATTCTTGTGATCGCTTTGCTGATCCGCGACCTGCGGCTGGCGGTCCGGGCCGGGGGCGGATTTGGACTTGGGCTTGCGTTCTTTTTGATTGTTGTGATCCTCGTGCCGTTTGGGGTTGGGCCAGACACGGCGTTGTTGTCCAAAGTGGCGCCGGGGATATTATGGGTGGCATCGCTTTTGGCTGCGCTTTTGTCGCTGGACCGGATTTTCGCGCTTGATTTCGAAGATGGATCGCTTGCGCTGTTGGCCACATCGCCCCTGCCGCTAGAGGCCGTGGCCTGGATGAAGGCGGCGGCGCATTGGATAACCACGGGATTACCGTTGACCATTGCAGCGCCTGCGCTTGGTTTTTTGCTTAGCCTCGCGCCAGAGGCTTATGGCTATCTGCTGATCTCGCTATTGATCGGAACGCCAGCATTGTCGGTGATCGGCACTTTCGGGGCCGCGTTAACGGTTGGTTTGCGGCGGGGCGGTCTGCTGCTGTCACTGTTGGTACTGCCGCTTTATATCCCAACCCTGATTTTCGGGGCCGAGGCGGTGCGGCGCGGGGCGGATGGGCTGGATGCAACGCCTGCGCTTTTGTTGTTAGGGGGGATCACCGCCGGAAGTTTTGTGATCCTGCCGATAGCCGCTGCGGCGGTCTTACGCATCAACCTGCGATGATCAGGGATTGAGACAGGGTATGAGGCAGGATAGATAAACGCCATGTCAGTATGGGAATTTGCCAATCCAAAGCGGTTCATGGACTGGACCAAACCGGTGCTCCCTTGGGCATTTGGGCTGGCAGGGGCATGTCTTTTCATTGGGCTGATTTGGGGGTTCTTCTTTACCGGCGATGACTACAGGCAAGGATCGACCGTCAAGATTATTTACCTCCATGTTCCAGCCGCGATGATGGCGATTAACGCGTGGATCATGATGCTGATTGCGTCGCTGATCTGGTATGTGCGGCGTCACCATGTCTCGGCGCTGGCGGCGCGGGCGGCAGCACCAATTGGGATCGTGATGACGCTGATAGCGCTCGCGACGGGGGCGCTTTGGGGCAAACCGATGTGGGGCAGCTATTGGGAATTTGACCCACGGCTGACATCCTTTCTAATCCTGTTCCTGTTCTATCTTGGCTATATCGCCCTATGGGAAGCGATTGAGGATCAGGACACCGCCGCAGATCTGACGGCAATCTTATGCATCGTCGGATCGCTCTTTGCGATTTTGTCGCGCTACGCAGTGCGGTTCTGGGGGCAGGGGTTGCACCAGGCCACATCTGTACCGGTTGCGACGGGGGGGCGGACGGTGGATAATGTGTTTTTCTACCCGCTGTTGATTTGCATGATTGGTTTCTTTCTGCTTTTCGTGGCGCTTGTTCTGCTGCGCACACGGACAGAAATCCGCCTGCGCCGGATCAGCGCATTAGAAGCGAGGGCGCGCCGTGCCTGACTTGGGTGAATACGCACGCGAAGTTTTGGGGGCATATGGGGTCAGCCTTATATTGATCACCATATTGGTGGGGCAAAGCTGGCGGCGCTATAAACGCGTCAAAGCGGCTTTGGAGGAGGTCGAGAAGAATGGCTAGTATTTCACCCTTGATGATCTTACCGCCCGCGATTTTTGCCGCTATGGCAGGGCTGTTTTTGGGCGGTATGCTGCGTGAAAACCCTGATGAGCTGCCATCGACATTTGTCGGACAGCAGGCGCCAGCGGTTCCGGCCGAGGCTGTCGTGGGTACCGCGCAGCTGACCGATGCTGATCTGCGCACGGGCGAGGTGACAATCGTTAATTTCTGGGCCAGTTGGTGTCCGCCCTGCCGGGCCGAGCATCCCAACCTGCTGGCGCTTGAGGCCGAAGGCTATCGCATTGCGGGCGTCAATTTCCGTGACCAGCAGGATCAGGCCGGAACCTATCTGGCCGATTATGAGGATCCGTTCTTTGCGACGGGCTTTGACCTGCGCGGGCGTACGGCCATTGATTGGGGGGTTACTGCACCGCCCGAGACATTCATCGTGGATGGGGATGGGACGGTGCTGTTCCGCTATATTGGCCCGCTTGTCGGATCCGATTATGAACAGCGGTTTCTGCCTGAGCTGGCGAAGGCAACCGGCGGATAACATGGACGCTGAAACGCTCGAAAATATTGTCCTTTTCCTGCGGATCGGCGTTGTTACGGTCGCGCTTTGGGTCGCGTCGCGCATTTTTGATCTGGCCATGGGGCATTCGCAGCGGCGGGCGGACCGGAACGCTTTTGTGCGCGCGATCTATGCCGAGGTTGATTTCAACACCTTCGATATGACTCGGTTCCTTAATACCAAGGTTCCGCTGTCCCGGTTTCACGGGCTTTTCGAACAGTCTGAGGCGTTCGTGCCGCATATCACGGATGCGCGCCACACGGATGTGTATCGCAGCCGCATCGATGAATTGCATTTTGTCGCTGGCGGGGTCACGGCCAATGCCAGCCTGGTGGGCGATTTGGTGCGTTTTTACGGTGAGCTGGAAAAGGTCGTTCAACAGATAGAAGGGCTGTC
This window harbors:
- the ccmD gene encoding heme exporter protein CcmD; the protein is MPDLGEYAREVLGAYGVSLILITILVGQSWRRYKRVKAALEEVEKNG
- the ccmB gene encoding heme exporter protein CcmB, encoding MIALLIRDLRLAVRAGGGFGLGLAFFLIVVILVPFGVGPDTALLSKVAPGILWVASLLAALLSLDRIFALDFEDGSLALLATSPLPLEAVAWMKAAAHWITTGLPLTIAAPALGFLLSLAPEAYGYLLISLLIGTPALSVIGTFGAALTVGLRRGGLLLSLLVLPLYIPTLIFGAEAVRRGADGLDATPALLLLGGITAGSFVILPIAAAAVLRINLR
- the ccmA gene encoding heme ABC exporter ATP-binding protein CcmA encodes the protein MLQVRDVTCARGGVPVLSNLNFTVKAGQALILRGPNGIGKTTLLRTLAGLQPAIAGEINYPEDEGAYASHADGIKSALSVAENLAFWADVYGTALPDDLYAAFDLTDLKHRLGGTLSAGQKRRLGLARLGVIGRKVLFLDEPTVSLDGFSVKLFAKWLQQTHLASGGLAVIATHVDLGLDTAPTLALEPFKSAPDASGGSDEAFL
- the ccmC gene encoding heme ABC transporter permease CcmC — encoded protein: MSVWEFANPKRFMDWTKPVLPWAFGLAGACLFIGLIWGFFFTGDDYRQGSTVKIIYLHVPAAMMAINAWIMMLIASLIWYVRRHHVSALAARAAAPIGIVMTLIALATGALWGKPMWGSYWEFDPRLTSFLILFLFYLGYIALWEAIEDQDTAADLTAILCIVGSLFAILSRYAVRFWGQGLHQATSVPVATGGRTVDNVFFYPLLICMIGFFLLFVALVLLRTRTEIRLRRISALEARARRA
- a CDS encoding DsbE family thiol:disulfide interchange protein — translated: MASISPLMILPPAIFAAMAGLFLGGMLRENPDELPSTFVGQQAPAVPAEAVVGTAQLTDADLRTGEVTIVNFWASWCPPCRAEHPNLLALEAEGYRIAGVNFRDQQDQAGTYLADYEDPFFATGFDLRGRTAIDWGVTAPPETFIVDGDGTVLFRYIGPLVGSDYEQRFLPELAKATGG